In Ciconia boyciana chromosome 16, ASM3463844v1, whole genome shotgun sequence, one genomic interval encodes:
- the MYADML2 gene encoding myeloid-associated differentiation marker-like protein 2, with product MMESTGGPYLNTAAVTSPVGIARLLQMTFGCTTFSLVAHRGGFSAAYGTFCMFVWTFCFAITVFIITCEFTHLHSCLSISWGNFTAAFAMLATLMSVTAAVIYPLYFVQLGCYPIGCEVRDFRIAASVFAGLLFVAYAAEVFLTRAKPGQVTSYMATVSGLLKIVQAFVACIIFGALVNDSQHGRYVATQWCVAVYSFCFVVTVVVVAFSVTGKTALLWFPFERSVVVYTFGAVLLYVSAAVIWPVFCFDSKYGSPQRPGLCAKGRCPWDSQLVIAIFTYVNLLLYVVDLAYSQRIRFVSHL from the coding sequence ATGATGGAAAGCACGGGAGGGCCATATCTGAACACCGCTGCTGTGACATCCCCTGTGGGAATAGCTCGTTTGCTGCAGATGACATTTGGATGCACCACGTTCAGCCTCGTAGCCCACCGGGGGGGATTCAGCGCAGCATATGGCACTTTCTGCATGTTTGTCTGGACCTTCTGTTTCGCCATCACTGTCTTCATCATCACCTGCGAATTCACGCATCTGCACAGCTGCCTGAGCATATCCTGGGGAAACTTCACTGCTGCTTTCGCCATGCTCGCCACACTCATGTCTGTCACGGCCGCGGTGATCTACCCGCTCTACTTTGTCCAGCTTGGCTGTTACCCCATCGGCTGTGAGGTGAGAGACTTCCGCATCGCAGCCAGCGTCTTTGCAGGCCTCCTCTTCGTTGCGTATGCCGCCGAGGTGTTCTTAACCAGGGCAAAACCGGGACAAGTCACCAGCTACATGGCCACCGTCTCCGGGCTCCTGAAAATCGTGCAGGCCTTCGTGGCCTGCATCATCTTTGGGGCGCTGGTGAACGACAGCCAGCATGGCAGATACGTGGCCACACAGTGGTGTGTGGCCGTctacagcttttgctttgtggtgacggtggtggtggtggcctTCAGCGTCACAGGTAAGACCGCCTTGCTGTGGTTCCCCTTCGAGCGCTCCGTGGTCGTGTATACCTTCGGGGCCGTGCTGCTGTACGTGAGCGCAGCAGTCATCTGGCCGGTGTTCTGCTTCGACAGCAAGTACGGCTCCCCGCAGCGCCCCGGCCTCTGCGCCAAGGGCAGGTGCCCCTGGGACAGCCAGCTGGTGATTGCCATCTTCACTTACGTGAACCTGCTGCTCTATGTTGTGGACCTGGCGTACTCCCAGCGCATCCGCTTTGTCTCGCACCTCTGA
- the PYCR1 gene encoding pyrroline-5-carboxylate reductase 1, mitochondrial, translating to MSVGFIGAGQLALALARGFTAAGVLAAHKITASSPDTDLPTVSGLRKMGVNFTVSNKDTVKSSDVLFLAVKPPIIPFILEEVGPDIEARHIVVSCAAGVTIRSIEKKLSTFCPTPKVIRCMTNTPVIVREGATVYATGTHADVEDGKLLEQLMASVGFCTEVEEDLIDAVTGLSGSGPAYAFTALDALADGGVKMGLPRRLAVRLGAQALLGAAKMLLESEQHPGQLKDNVCSPGGATIHALHFLESGGFRSLLINAVEASCIRTRELQHLADQEKISPAAIKKTLLDKVKLESPSLSVASASKVSLFTSKSPSSKKN from the exons ATGAGCGTGGGCTTCATCGGGGCCGGGCAGCTCGCCCTCGCCCTGGCCAGGGGCTTCACGGCGGCAG GGGTCCTGGCCGCGCACAAGATCACGGCGAGCTCCCCGGACACCGACCTGCCCACCGTGAGCGGGCTGCGG AAAATGGGCGTGAACTTCACGGTGAGCAACAAGGACACGGTGAAGAGCAGCGACGTCCTCTTCCTGGCCGTGAAGCCCCCCATCATCCCCTTCATCCTGGAGGAGGTGGGCCCGGACATCGAGGCCCGCCACATCGTGGTCTCCTGCGCGGCCGGCGTCACCATCCGCTCCATCGAGAAG AAACTCTCTACCTTCTGCCCCACACCAAAAGTGATCAGGTGCATGACCAACACTCCTGTGATTGTCCGGGAAGGTGCTACAGTCTATGCCACTGGGACTCATGCGGACGTGGAGGATGGGAAGCTCTTGGAACAACTGATGGCCAGTGTAGGCTTCTGCACTGAGGTGGAAGAGGACCTGATAGATGCTGTAACGGGGCTCAGCGGCAGTGGCCCTGCGTAT GCGTTCACTGCTCTGGATGCTCTGGCAGATGGGGGAGTGAAAATGGGACTTCCCCGCAGGCTGGCTGTTCGACTTGGAGCACAGGCTTTGCTG GGTGCTGCCAAAATGCTGTTAGAATCTGAGCAGCATCCTGGTCAGCTGAAGGACAACGTCTGCTCGCCCGGGGGAGCCACCATCCATGCCCTGCACTTCCTGGAGAGCGGTGGATTTCGCTCACTCTTAATCAATGCTGTGGAGGCTTCCTGCATCCGGACAAG GGAGTTGCAGCATCTGGCAGACCAAGAGAAGATCTCCCCAGCAGCCATAAAGAAGACTTTGCTGGATAAGGTGAAGCTGGAGTCTCCTTCCCTGTCCGTGGCATCTGCCAGCAAAGTCAGTCTGTTCACCAGTAAGAGCCCCAGCAGCAAGAAGAACTGA
- the LOC140660239 gene encoding uncharacterized protein isoform X1 — MCVSCELCKAARAWRSPGGHRSPLGPSGRLGGGPRPARGRSPSLRRRLPGPGLPARPGGRPGAAGGCPRAVSRRGGPRRPGAPARARPARRGLSRPGARPGPGLRGAVFIAKLLPGAAGRAGGRYLLLYIVSVRGRRCFVRDNKPLSNSRRLALPWGAVRRGAGGAAAPGAAPPEVALRRSRRLAEAAPRWRARQRKRGASGAMAAGGSLSRSERKAAARAEILQQEEQRDRRRQVSRIWRKPPAERSPEECQVLSESEDIVRELERRRKRRERLRRRQEEVCDEPEELKRKATELAAAVRNAKHLVIYTGAGISTAASIPDYRGPNGIWTLLQKGRSIRATDLSEAEPTLTHMSIACLHKHNLVQHVVSQNCDGLHLRSGLPRAAISELHGNMYIEVCTSCTPNREYVRVFDVTERTALHRHHTGRMCHKCGAQLRDTIVHFGEKGTLRQPLNWEAATEAASKADVILCLGSSLKVLKKYPRLWCMSKPPTRRPKLYIVNLQWTPKDDLAALKLHGRCDDVMRLLMAELGLEIPRYDRYDMVHYGHSNQLRQARAMGDYLIVGVHTDEEIAKHKGPPVFTQEERYKMVQAIKWVDEIAPGAPYVTTLETLDKYNCDFCVHGDDITLTIDGKDTYEEVKTAGRYRECKRTQGVSTTDLVGRMLLMTKAHHSNIDEDLDYRKHTDNFGKGPKGHSPWTGVSQFLQTSQKIIQFASGKEPQPGDTIIYVAGAFDLFHIGHVDFLEKVHQLAEKPYIIAGLHFDQEVNRYKGKNYPIMNIHERTLSVLACRYVSEVVIGAPYAVTADLLDHFRVTLVCHGMTEVVPDKDGSDPYEEPKRRNIFQLVDSGSNLTTDLIVQRIIKNRLEFEARNQKKEAKELAVLEAMRRLEEEKH; from the exons ATGTGTGTATCTTGTGAATTGTGTAAAGCTGCCCGCGCCTGGCGCAGCCCCGGTGGCCATCGCTCCCCGCTGGGGCCGAGCGGGCGGCTGGGCGGAGGGCCTcgccctgcccgcggccggtccccgtccctgcgccgccgcctgcccgggCCaggcctgcccgcccgccccggggggaggccgggggctgctggcgGCTGCCCCCGGGCGGTttcccggcggggcggcccgaGGCGGCCGGGGGCTCCGGCGAGGGCCCGCCCTGCGCGGCGGGGCCTGTCCCGGCCCGGGGCTCGTCCCGGCCCGGGGCTCCGGGGGGCGGTATTTATTGCTAAGTTAttgcccggggcggcgggccgggcgggcgggcgttATTTATTGCTGTACATAGTGTCCGTCCGCGGCCGCCGCTGTTTTGTACGTGACAATAAACCGCTTTCAAACAGCCGCCGCCTGGCGCTTCCTTGGGGCGCGGTccgccgcggcgcggggggcgctGCTGCACCCGGGGCGGCGCCGCCGGAAGTGGCGCTCCGCCGCTCTCGCCGGCTCGCGGAAGCGGCGCCGCGGTGGCGCGCCCGGCAGCGGAAGCGGGGCGCTTCCGGGGCGATGGCGGCCGGCGGCAGCCTGAGCCGCTCGGAGCGGAAGGCGGCGGCGCGCGCCGAGATCCttcagcaggaggagcagcGGGACCGGCGGAGACAG GTGTCCCGCATCTGGAGGAAGCCGCCGGCGGAGCGGAGCCCCGAGGAGTGCCAGGTGCTGAGCGAGAGCGAGGACATCGTCAGGGAGCTGGAGCGGCGCCGCAAGCGGCGCGAGCGGCTGCGCCGgcggcaggaggag GTATGTGACGAACCAGAGGAGTTAAAGAGAAAGGCTACCGAGCTGGCTGCCGCTGTCCGGAATGCCAAGCACCTTGTCATCTATACAGGAGCTGGGATCAGTACG GCAGCTTCAATCCCAGACTACAGAGGCCCTAATGGCATATGGACGTTGCTGCAGAAGGGCAGGAGCATTAG GGCTACAGATCTGAGTGAGGCAGAGCCCACACTCACCCACATGAGCATTGCCTGCCTACACAAGCACAACCTG GTGCAGCATGTGGTGTCTCAAAACTGTGACGGGCTGCACCTGCGGAGTGGGTTACCCCGAGCAGCAATATCTGAGCTTCACGGAAACATGTACATAGAG GTCTGCACTTCCTGTACACCCAACAGAGAGTACGTGCGAGTATTTGACGTGACAGAGCGCACAGCCCTGCACAGGCATCACACTGGCAGGATGTGCCACAAGTGTGGGGCACAGTTGAGAGATACAATCGTCCACTTTGGGGAGAAGGGGACGTTGAGACAGCCCCTGAACTGGGAAGCAGCAACAGAAGCTGCAAGCAAAGCAGATGTGATTCTTTGTCTGGGTTCCAGCTTAAAG GTTTTGAAAAAATACCCACGTCTCTGGTGCATGAGCAAGCCACCCACTCGTCGCCCAAAGCTGTATATCGTGAACCTGCAG TGGACCCCGAAGGACGACCTGGCCGCCCTGAAGCTGCACGGCCGCTGCGACGACGTCATGCGGCTGCTGATGgcggagctggggctggagatCCCGCGCTACGACCG CTATGACATGGTGCACTATGGCCACTCGAACCAGCTACGCCAGGCTCGGGCCATGGGAGATTATCTGATTGTTGGAGTCCATACAGATG AGGAGATTGCCAAGCACAAGGGCCCCCCTGTCTTTACACAGGAGGAGAGGTACAAAATGGTGCAAGCCATCAAGTGGGTGGATGAGATTGCTCCAGGAGCTCCCTATGTCACCACACTGGAAACCCTGGACAAGTATAACTGTGACTTCTGTGTGCACGGTG atgACATCACCTTAACGATAGATGGCAAGGATACCTATGAGGAAGTGAAGACAGCGGGGCGATACAG GGAATGCAAACGCACCCAAGGTGTGTCCACTACCGACCTCGTTGGCCGCATGCTGCTCATGACTAAGGCTCACCACAGCAACATA GATGAGGACCTAGACTATCGGAAGCACACTGACAACTTTGGGAAG GGGCCAAAAGGTCACAGTCCCTGGACTGGCGTCTCACAGTTCCTACAGACATCTCAGAAGATCATCCAGTTTGCATCAGGGAAGGAACCACAGCCAGGAGACACTATCATCTACGTGGCCGGAGCCTTCGACCTGTTCC ATATTGGGCATGTAGATTTCCTGGAGAAGGTTCACCAGCTGGCAGAGAAACCCTACATCATTGCTGGGCTGCACTTTGATCAG GAAGTGAATCGCTACAAAGGGAAGAACTATCCCATCATGAACATCCATGAGAGAACGCTCAGTGTCTTGGCCTGTAGG TACGTCTCGGAAGTGGTGATTGGAGCCCCCTACGCTGTCACTGCTGATCTGCTGGATCACTTCAGG
- the LOC140660239 gene encoding NAD-dependent protein deacetylase sirtuin-7-like isoform X3 — translation MCVSCELCKAARAWRSPGGHRSPLGPSGRLGGGPRPARGRSPSLRRRLPGPGLPARPGGRPGAAGGCPRAVSRRGGPRRPGAPARARPARRGLSRPGARPGPGLRGAVFIAKLLPGAAGRAGGRYLLLYIVSVRGRRCFVRDNKPLSNSRRLALPWGAVRRGAGGAAAPGAAPPEVALRRSRRLAEAAPRWRARQRKRGASGAMAAGGSLSRSERKAAARAEILQQEEQRDRRRQVSRIWRKPPAERSPEECQVLSESEDIVRELERRRKRRERLRRRQEEVCDEPEELKRKATELAAAVRNAKHLVIYTGAGISTAASIPDYRGPNGIWTLLQKGRSIRATDLSEAEPTLTHMSIACLHKHNLVQHVVSQNCDGLHLRSGLPRAAISELHGNMYIEVCTSCTPNREYVRVFDVTERTALHRHHTGRMCHKCGAQLRDTIVHFGEKGTLRQPLNWEAATEAASKADVILCLGSSLKVLKKYPRLWCMSKPPTRRPKLYIVNLQWTPKDDLAALKLHGRCDDVMRLLMAELGLEIPRYDRARDPIFALAEPLRPGEEGTHSRKPVAPPPGAEPPPPGAEPPREEEPPPPARPGGWLGRGCAKGARRRKSN, via the exons ATGTGTGTATCTTGTGAATTGTGTAAAGCTGCCCGCGCCTGGCGCAGCCCCGGTGGCCATCGCTCCCCGCTGGGGCCGAGCGGGCGGCTGGGCGGAGGGCCTcgccctgcccgcggccggtccccgtccctgcgccgccgcctgcccgggCCaggcctgcccgcccgccccggggggaggccgggggctgctggcgGCTGCCCCCGGGCGGTttcccggcggggcggcccgaGGCGGCCGGGGGCTCCGGCGAGGGCCCGCCCTGCGCGGCGGGGCCTGTCCCGGCCCGGGGCTCGTCCCGGCCCGGGGCTCCGGGGGGCGGTATTTATTGCTAAGTTAttgcccggggcggcgggccgggcgggcgggcgttATTTATTGCTGTACATAGTGTCCGTCCGCGGCCGCCGCTGTTTTGTACGTGACAATAAACCGCTTTCAAACAGCCGCCGCCTGGCGCTTCCTTGGGGCGCGGTccgccgcggcgcggggggcgctGCTGCACCCGGGGCGGCGCCGCCGGAAGTGGCGCTCCGCCGCTCTCGCCGGCTCGCGGAAGCGGCGCCGCGGTGGCGCGCCCGGCAGCGGAAGCGGGGCGCTTCCGGGGCGATGGCGGCCGGCGGCAGCCTGAGCCGCTCGGAGCGGAAGGCGGCGGCGCGCGCCGAGATCCttcagcaggaggagcagcGGGACCGGCGGAGACAG GTGTCCCGCATCTGGAGGAAGCCGCCGGCGGAGCGGAGCCCCGAGGAGTGCCAGGTGCTGAGCGAGAGCGAGGACATCGTCAGGGAGCTGGAGCGGCGCCGCAAGCGGCGCGAGCGGCTGCGCCGgcggcaggaggag GTATGTGACGAACCAGAGGAGTTAAAGAGAAAGGCTACCGAGCTGGCTGCCGCTGTCCGGAATGCCAAGCACCTTGTCATCTATACAGGAGCTGGGATCAGTACG GCAGCTTCAATCCCAGACTACAGAGGCCCTAATGGCATATGGACGTTGCTGCAGAAGGGCAGGAGCATTAG GGCTACAGATCTGAGTGAGGCAGAGCCCACACTCACCCACATGAGCATTGCCTGCCTACACAAGCACAACCTG GTGCAGCATGTGGTGTCTCAAAACTGTGACGGGCTGCACCTGCGGAGTGGGTTACCCCGAGCAGCAATATCTGAGCTTCACGGAAACATGTACATAGAG GTCTGCACTTCCTGTACACCCAACAGAGAGTACGTGCGAGTATTTGACGTGACAGAGCGCACAGCCCTGCACAGGCATCACACTGGCAGGATGTGCCACAAGTGTGGGGCACAGTTGAGAGATACAATCGTCCACTTTGGGGAGAAGGGGACGTTGAGACAGCCCCTGAACTGGGAAGCAGCAACAGAAGCTGCAAGCAAAGCAGATGTGATTCTTTGTCTGGGTTCCAGCTTAAAG GTTTTGAAAAAATACCCACGTCTCTGGTGCATGAGCAAGCCACCCACTCGTCGCCCAAAGCTGTATATCGTGAACCTGCAG TGGACCCCGAAGGACGACCTGGCCGCCCTGAAGCTGCACGGCCGCTGCGACGACGTCATGCGGCTGCTGATGgcggagctggggctggagatCCCGCGCTACGACCG GGCGCGGGACCCCATCTTCGCGCTGGCCGAGCCGCTGCGCCCCGGGGAGGAAGGCACGCACTCGCGGAAGCCGgtggccccgccgccgggggccgagccgccgccgccgggggccgAGCCGCCGCGggaggaggagccgccgccgcccgcccgccccggcggctGGCTGGGCCGCGGCTGCGCCAAGGGCGCCCGGCGGCGGAAGAGCAACtga